AGGTGTAACTATCGGAGATAGTGAGCAAAGAAAGCCTAGGCCGAGATTTGAACTCGGGGTCTCGTCCTTACCAAGGACGCGCTTTACCGCTAAGCTACCCAGGCACGCAAACTGTCGTTGACCGGATTCGACTTTATGGGTTTCGATTCGCGGGCGCGGCGTCGGGGAATCGCCGAGGTCCCGAAACGTCTCTCCGCCGACTAACTGTCCGTCGCGCTGACGGCCCGGTCGGAGATGTCCGCGATGCGGTCGGCGGTCGCCTCCGGTAGCGCCCGGCCCGCGGGCGGGAACTCGCCGTCGCAGTCGGCGGCGAGGTCGCGGGCGTATTCGAGCAGCTCCTCGGGCGGGTCGCCGCCGACGGCGGTGGTGCCGGCGACGACCGCGAGTTCGAGGGCGTCCACCTCCAGGTTGCGGTCGAGCCCGGCCGCCGTCTCGGGGTCCGTGCCCTCGCGGTCGCGTAGGGTCTGGTCGCGGCCGAACGCGCGCACCACGTCGACCGCGGGGCGGGCGGCGTCGGTACAGGCAAGCAGCGAGAAGCCGCGGGAGACGAGCACGTCGGCGGCGAGGACGTCCATGTCCGCGTCGATGTCGGCGGCGGTCGGCGCGGTCACCCACGGCTCCTCGCGGGCGACCGTGCGGGTGAGCCGCAGCCCCTCGTAGATGAGCTGCACGCCCGCCGCGCGGTCGGCCACGTCCGCGAGGTCGACCTCCGACTCCAGCGCGCGAGCCGTGACCAGCGCCAGCACGCCGGGGGTCACCGCCGCGTCGCCGATCCGGGCGTCGAGGGCCTCGCGGAGCTGTTCGGGTTCCACGTCCGCGAGCGCCTCTCGCGCGGCGTCACGCGCTCGCGCGGCATCGTCCATTGCCATCCGGTAGACGAGCGAAGGGCAAAGACCTTTGGAAACGAACGGAATCCCGTACCGTGATCCGGACCCGAACCGACGGCGACGTGCGCGTCGTCACGCTGGACCGCCCCGAGGCGCGCAACGCGCTCCGCCCCGCGGACCTGACCGCCCTCCGAGAGGCGTTCGCGGAGCCGAAAGCCGACGAACGCCGGCCGGTGACGTTCCTTCGCGGCGCGGGCGACGCCTTCTGTGCCGGCGCCGACCTCGACGCGGTCGCCGCGCTCGACGACCCGGAGGCGTTCGCGCGGCGCGGCCAGCGCGTCGCCGCCGCGATAGCGGCGTCGCCGTCGGTCGTCGTCTGCGGAATCGACGGGTCGGCCCGCGGCGGCGGCGTCGAACTGGCGCTGGCGGCGGACGTCAGGGTCGCGACCCCGCGGGCGACGTTCGGGGAGCCGGGCGTCTCGCTCGGCCTGTTTGGCGCGTGGGGCGGGACCGTCAGGCTCCCGCGGATTATGGGCGAGGGCGACGCGCTCGACTTCGCGCTGTCGGGGCAGGTCCTCGACGCGGCGGCCGCGCTCCGGACCGGACTCGTGTCGCGCGTCGTCGACGACCCCCGCTCGGTGGCCGACGAGATTGCGGCGGGCGAGCCGGACGCGCTCGCGGCGATCAAACGCCGGATTCGGGACCGACGGGACGAGGGGACACAAGAGGACGCGGAGGCCGCGGCGTTTGCCGACCTTCACGACGCCCACGCGGCGGAGATCGCTCGACGGAGGGGAGAGTGAGGCGCCGCGTCGATGGAGACCGTCCCGATGTGACAGACTTAAGTGAGTCTCCGACCAACTGCCAGATGCGAAGCACGCACCGGTAGTGTAGTGGTATCACGCAACCTTGCCATGGTTGCAACCCGAGTTCAAATCTCGGCCGGTGCATTTTGCGAACGAAGTGAGCAAAGTCACCGAGAGAGATTTGAACGCTATCAGTCGCGCGCAGCGAACGGCGAGCGAAGCGAGCCGTGAGCGAGCACGTCTGATTCTGAGTTCAAATCTCGGCCGGTGCACTCCTTTCAGTCGTCTCCGCTGCGAACACAGCCAAAGCTCCAGCTGTTCGTTATAAATAACAAACCACCGCTCAACGGTGAACACCGCCAAAGCCCCAGCCGCGAGGACTCGCGAGGACTCGCGCGGCTCGCTGCGCTCCTCACCCGGTCGCTCACTCCGTTCGCTCTCTCGTTGCGGTGCTTGCGTCGCCGTGCTTCGTCCTCACGGCTGCCCCTTTGAGTCCCGCCCAACTCCGCACAGCACCTCACGCCTCCCCAGCCTCGTCGGCGGTCCTCCGCTTCGCTCCGGACCGCCGACTCCCTCGCGCGTGCTGTCGCCGGCGCGAAGCGCCGGCTTCCAGAGGGACCTTCGGTCCCTCGCGGCTCGGCCGCAAGGCGGCCTCACAGGCACGCGCCGCCGCCTCGCTCGTTTATAAATAGTATACACCGGATCCCATCGTCATTTAAATACCGTATCGGATTCTCTTCCGTCACTCGAAGTGCCCGCAGCGCGAGCGTCCGACGAGCGGACCCGACGGGGACGGACCCCGTCCGTTTAACAGCGCGTGCGTACTCTGTTGGCGTATATGGTCGAAATTCTTCTTTTGGTCGGGGTCGCGGTGGCGGCGTTCGTCGGATACAACATCGGCGGGGCGACGACGGGACCGGCGTTCGGGCCGGCGGTCGGCGCAGACGTGTTATCGAAGGCGGGCGCGGCGGCGCTGATGTCGGTGTTCTTCTTCGTCGGCGCGGGGACGCTGGGCCAGCGCGTGGTCACGACGCTGGGCGAGGACCTCGTCACGGGCGCGAGCGTGTTCACGCTGGAGACGAGCATCATCGTCCTCTTTTTCATCGGCGGCGCGCTGTTCATCGGCAACTTCGCCGGGGTCCCGGCGTCGACGTCGATGACGGCGGTCGGCTCCATCGCCGGGCTGGGGATCGCGACGAACACCCTCGACTGGGCGGTGATGGGCGAGATCGCGATCTGGTGGCTCGTCGCGCCGATCATCGGGTTCTGGGTGTCGGGCGTCGTCGGGCGCTACTTCTACTCCGCGATCGACCGCTGGGTGGCGATAGAGAGCACCGATGGCGCGCTGTTCGAGTTCGACCGGTCGAAGACCATTCCGCGACCGGTCCTCGGGCCGAACACGACGCGGCGCGAGCTGACGGGCGGGATCATCGTCATCGCCATCGGCTGTCTGATGGCGTTCTCCTCGGGCACTTCGAACATCGCGAACGCCATCGCGCCGCTCGTTGCGCTCGACGGCGTGGAGATGGAGCCGATGATCCTCCTCGGGAGCGCCGCGGTCGCGGTGGGCGCGTTCACCATCGCCCGCCGGACGCTCGACACGCTCGGCAACGACATCACCGACCTCCCGCTGACGGCCGCCATCGTCGTCGCCGTCGTCTCCTCCGGGATCGTCATCAGCCTCTCGGCGGTCGGCATCCCCGCCTCGTTCGTGATCATCGCGACGATGTCGATCGTCGGGCTGGGCTGGGGGCGCGCGACGCGCACGGTGACCGTGCGACAGGGGATCAAAGGCGAGAAGGAGCCGAAGGTTTCCGTCGGCGCGCTGACGGCCGACGAGATGCCGGAGATCGGTGAGGGCGGCGCGAGCGACATCCCCTCGGCCTCGGACCTGTTCAACCCGGGCACGAGCGCGCGCGTCGTGCTGATGCAGAACATCGTGCCGATCCTCTCGACGGTGGGCGCGCTGGTGACGTTCACCCTGCTTTTCACCTTCGTCTGGCAGGGTCAGCTCTGAGGGGGCCGGTCACCGGCCGAACCGGCGCTGCCGGTTCTGGTAGTCTAACACCGCGCGGAGGTACTCTCGCCTGCGGAAGTCCCGCCAGTTCACGTCGGTGAAGTACAGCTCCGCGTACACCGACTGCCAGATGGCGAAATCGGAGAGCCGCTCGGCGCCGGTCTTGATGACCAAGTCGGGCTCTTCAGGGAACAACAGCCGGTCCGCGACGTCGTCCTCGTCGATGGCGTCGGGAGGTAACTCGCCGTCCGCGACGTCGGTCGCCAGTTCGCGGACCGCGCCGGCGAACTCCGCTTTCCCACCGAGACCGACCAAGATCCGGACCGGCGCGTCCGCGTCGCTGTCCGGCGACCGGTCGGCGTCTGGGCCGTCTTGGCCGTCGGCGGTCCCTCCCGGTGACCCGTCGGCGTCCGGCCCGCGAACCACGGTCTCCGCGGGGGCGTCGAGGCGGCGCAGCTCTCGGACCAGCGTCGGGGCGACCGCCCGGTCGAGGACGGAGACGGAGACGGTGACGCGCTCCGCGCCGTACTCGAACGCCCAGCCGACCGACGACGACAGCGTGTCGAACGCGCCGTCGGCGAGAAGGTCGCGCTCCGTGAGGACCAAGGCGACGTGCGCCGGCGGCTCGGCGTCGTGGAGGCGGTGGCGCGTCGCGAGGTACGCGTCGTAGAGACCCACGTGGGAGGGATCCGGTCGAGCGTATAAAGGACTTCCCGCCGACGAGGGATTTAATTCGCCACCGCACCTACTGGTGTCGATGGCAGACAGCTACCGCGGGGTGTTCGGCGCGATCCCCTACGCGTTCCGCGCGACCGAGTCGAGGACGATGCGCGCGTACGCCGCGCTCGGCGCGCTGACGGCCGGGTTCGTCGCGCTCGTCGTCACGCTCGGACTGGTCGTCTGGATGGGCGAGACCGTCTCGGCGCAGGGGGGGACGTTCCTCTTCTCGCGGTCGCTGTTCGTGGTCGCCGGGCTCGGCGCGGTCGGACCGCTGCTCGCACCGATCCTGTTCGTCGCCCGCCGCCACCGCCGCGGCGATCGAGTCGCGGCCACGTACGACCGGTGGATGGGCGTCGCCGGCTTCCTGTTCCTCGTCTCGCTGTACCTCGGGCTGGTCATCTCGGCGCCCGAAGGGCTCCGCGACCCGAGCGGCTCAGTGATTATCAACGCGCTGTACGCGCTCCCCCAGCCGGCGGGGTTCGTCCCGCCCGTCGCGGCCGCGCTCGCGGTCTTCGCGACGCACTTCCGGCTTCGGGGGGGAGGCGACGACGAGGCGGCGGCCGGCGGCGGGGCGACGTAGGCGCGAATCACCGTCCGCGGCTCGAAAGCCGGAAGTCGCCCGAGCGACTACCCGAGCGCAATGACCGACGAGAAGGAGAGTACGTTCCTCGTCACGCACGTCGAGAGCGACTCGGCCGTCCTGAAAGACGTCCACGACGGACAGGTCCACACGCTGAGCTCGAACCCCGGACTCGACGTCGACGACGCCGTCGAGGCGACCGTCGCCCCCGACCCGCCGATGGAGGTCACCTACCAGGTGATCGAGGTCGAGGAGCGTCGCCCGCTGTCGATCGAGGAGAGCCCGGAGCCGCCGACCGTCCACGAGCGCGAACTCGCCGCGGAGACGCCGACCGGAGAGCTCGCACGGGAAGAGCGCGCGGGCGTGGGCGAAATCCACGTGCTGACGCCGCCGGAGTCGGAGACGGACGCGGCGGTGGCCGACGTGATCGACGACCGCGAGGGGACGCTCTCGCGAGCGGCCCGGTTCGGCGTGAACCGCGTCGAGGTCCGGTCGGAGCCGGGGGTCGTCGCGGTTCGATACCTCCCGTAGCGCGGGCGGACGGGGCGCCCGTCCCGCCGCCGGGTCGCCAGATAAGAAGGCTTATTCGCGCACGCGGGGGAAGCGGTGTTTATGGTAGCGATCGAGGTGCCGAAAGTCAACTACACCGACTACTCGAACCGGCAGCTTGCGGCGGTGCCGCTCGCGTTTCTGGTCCTCGCGCTGGCGATCATCGGCGGGTGGTTCGTCGCCACGGGTGCGCCGGCGAACCTCGGGCTGGAATTCACCGGCGGCGTCGAGCTACGAATCGCGGACGACGGGGGCGACGTCGAACAGCAGATCCAGACGGCCTTCGACCGGGAGCCGGACTCGGTCCGGACGATCCCCGGCGACAGCGTCGTCGTCGTCACGTTCCAGGCCGCCGAGGACGACCCCGAAGGGCTCGCGAACGACCTCCAGGAGCAGGCGGACGCGGCGGGGTTGACCACGACCGCGGTCGACCAGGTGTCGCCCAGCTTCGCGAGCGACACCGCGCGGACCGCCCTCTTCGGCGTGGCGCTCGCGTTCCTCGGGATGAGCGTGCTCGTGTTCGCGCTGTTCCGCACGTTCGTCCCCTCGATCGCGGTCGTCGCGTCCGCGTTCTCCGACCTGGTGATCCCGGTCGCGGCGATGAACCTCCTCGGCATCCAGATGACGCTGGGGACTATCGCGGCGCTGCTGATGATCATCGGGTACAGCGTCGACTCGGACATCCTGTTGAACGACTCCGTGCTGCGCCGCACCGGCGAGTTCTACGAGTCGGTCAGCCGCGCGATGCGGACCGGGGTGACGATGACGCTCACCTCCATCGCGGCGATGGTCGTGATGGCGGTCGTCGCCTCCGTGTTCGGGGTCGGACTCCTCCGTGACATCGGGATCATCCTCTCGGTCGGGCTGTGCGCCGACCTGATGAACACGTACCTGATGAACGTCTCGCTGCTTCGCTGGTACAAGTTCGAGGGGGTGGCGCGGTAATGCTCGAACCGATCAAGGAGAACTGGCGGATCCTGCTGCTCGTCGTCGTCGTGATCGGGGCGTCCGTGGCGCTGTTCGCGCCCGGATTCGGTCCGGACCCGGCGCCCGGCGAGAACGCGAGCGAGGCCCGGGAAGGGATCACGAACCTCCAGTACGGCCTCGACCTAGCCGGCGGGACGCGCGTCCGCGCGCCGCTCTCGGGGTACACCGCGACCGACGTCGCGTTCGACGGCGACGCGCCGGGGACCGTCGCGGAGGCGGTCGCGGCCGAACTCGACAACGCCTCGACGCGAGACGTCGGCGCCGTTCCCGAGGAGAGCGCGGTGGAGGTGACGGAGCCCTCGGTGACGGAGTCGCAGTTCCGGGCGGCGATGGACGCCGCCGGCTACGAGTACGGCGACGTCCGGTCGGGCGTCACGCAGGAGACGCGCGACGAGACGATGAACGTCATCCAAGGCAAGATCAACGAGGCGGGCCTCTCGGGCGGGAGCGTCCAGCAGGTCCAGTCGCTCACCGGCGAGTACTTTATCCTCGTGGAGGTGCCCGGCGAGGGGCGACAGAACGTTATCGACCTCCTCGAAGAGCGCGGGACGGTCCGGATCGACATCGCGTACGCCGACGGGAACGGGACGGCCGTTCAGGAGGGCGCGCTGATTCAGGGCGACTTCGACGAGATCGGGACCGCGGCGCAAAGCGACCGAGGCCCGGGGGCGTACGTGCCCGTCACCGTTCGCAACAGCGACGACGACGGCCAGTCGCCGGCACACGGGTTCCAAGACGCCGTGGTTCAGCGCGGCTTCCCCGACGCGTACGAGACGCAGGCGGACCAGTGCGGGTACAACTCCGAGACCGGCGAGATAGAGGAGGTGAACGGGGATCGGAACCCGTGTCTCCTGCTCGTCGTCGACGGCGAGGTCATCAACTCCTTCGGGATGGACTCCGGCCTCGCGGGCGACATGGGTGACGGCTCGTGGGCGGAGACCGGGCGGTTCCGGCTCACGACCGGGGAGTTCGCAGAGGCGCAGCAGATCTCGCTGAACCTCCGCGCCGGCGCGCTCCCGGCCGACCTCGACATCAGCGGCGAGGGGACCTCCTCGTCCATCTCGGCCTCGCAGGGGGAGAACTTCCGGACGTACTCGCTCGTCATCGGCGTGCTCTCGGTGTTCGCCGTCGCCGGCATGGTGTTCCTCCGCTACCGCGAGCCGCGGGTCGCCCTGCCGATGATCGTCACGGCGCTGGCCGAGGTGTACGCCCTGCTCGGCTTCGCGGCGCTGCTCGGCTACCCGCTCGAACTCGCGGTGATCGCGGGCTTCATCGCGGTGGTCGGGACCGGCGTCGACGACCTCGTCATCATCGCGGACCAGGTGATGAGCGAGGGCGACGTGAACTCCCGGACGGTGTTCGACTCGCGGTTCCGGCAGGCGTTCTGGGTCATCGGCGCGGCCGCGGCCACGACGATTATCGCGATGTCGCCGCTGATGGTGCTGTCGCTCGGGGACCTCTCCGGGTTCGCCATCTTCACCGTCCTCGGCGTGCTGATCGGCGTGTTGATCACCCGGCCCGCGTACGGCGACATCCTGCGCCGCCTGCTGACGGTCAAGTAAGCCGGGTCCGGGTCGTCGGTCGACTCCCCCGGTGTACCCCACGATCGGTCAGTTCTCTCGCTTCTGCCGCTGTCTTTTTGATTATCTTCGTCTCGGTAGAGCCTTGGGTTGGGTTCATCAAGAGCAGGCGATCTATCCGACAAACTATTAATTTAGACCGGTCAAAAGCGGGCATGCCGACCGACGCCGTCGAAGATTATCTCAAGGCGATCTATCGGATCGAGTCCCGCGCGGGACCCCCGGTCTCCACCTCGCAGATCGCGGAGGCGCTCGACAAGACCCCCGCGACGGTGACGAGCATGGTGGAGACGCTCTCCGACCGGGGGCTGCTCTCCCGCGAGAAGTACACGGGCGTCGAACTCACGCCGGCCGGCGAGGTGGCCGCGCTGGAGGTCGTGCGCCGACACCGGCTTATCGAGGCGTTCCTCGCGGAGCAGTTGGACTACGAGGCGACCGAGGTCCACGACGAGGCCGACGCGCTCGAACACCACGTCAGCGAGGAGTTCACCCGGCGGGTCGAACGGGTCCTCGACTACCCCGCCGCCGACCCGCACGGCGACCCGATCCCCCCGGCGGACCTGTCGACGCCGGAGGACGCGGGAACGACGCTCGTCGCCGCGATGAAGCCCGGCGAGCGCGGCGCGGTCGCCCGCGTCAGCGACCGCGACCCGGACGTGCTGGAGTTCCTCGTCGACGCCGGGATCACCCCGGGGACGACCGTCGAGGTGGTCGACGTCACCTCCTTCGGGCTGGTCACGGTCCGGACGAGCGACGGCGACGAACACGGGCTGCCGGAGGCGGTCGCGGACCGCGTGTACGTCCGCCGCGCGGCGGAGTCGAGCGCCGCGAGCGACGGGCAGGAGGCGGGTGACGCATGACCGGCTACGCCGAGATCGTCGTCGTCGCGTTCGCCGCCCAGCTCGCGGTGTTACCGGGCGAGAAGGTCCAGTTGATGATCGCCGGACTGGCGACGAAGTACGACCCGAAGGTCGTCGTCGCCGCCGCCGGCTCCGCGTTCGCCGGCTGGACCGCCGTCGAGATCGCGTTCGGGCAGGCGCTCCAGTCCGCGCTGCCCCCGCTCGTGCTCAACGCCGTGACCGCGGTGCTGTTCTTCGTCTTCGCGGTCCTCCTGTACCGGTCCGCGCCGGCCCGCGGGACGAGCGCCGAGGCGGAGCGCACGGACGGCGGGCTGGCCGCGTTCGACGACCTCTCGCTCCCGGGGCGACTCGACCGGTACTCGGGGTCGCTCGGCGGGTTCCTGCCCATCTTCGCGCTCACCGCGACCGGCGAGTTCGGGGACAAGACCCAGCTCGTCACCATCGGGCTGGCGGTCCAGTACGGCGCGACGTCCGCCATCTGGGTCGGAGAGATGTTCGCGATCATTCCCGTGAGCCTCGCGAACGCCTACTTCTTCCACAAGTTCGCCGGCCGGGTCGACATGCGGCTCGCGCACCTCGGCTCCGCGCTGCTCTTCGCCTTCTTCGGCGCGGACACCGTGCTGTCGATCGCGACCGGCTTCTCGGTGTGGGAGACGTTCGTCGGCGCGGTCAGCGGTCTCGTCGGCGGGCTGTTCTGAGCCGTCCCCGGCGAGCTCGCTTCGCTCCCGTCTCAGAACTCGTCTAACGCCGACTGCTCGGCGGCCGCGAGCGCGTCCTCGCAGGTGCTCCAGGACTCGCGCGCGCAGTCGGGAAGCTCGCCGGTGTCGTCGACGTACGCGGCGAGAAACGAGCGCGTCGCGGGGTCGCTCGGGTAGCCGCTCCCGAGGTCGTCGTAGTCGGGATAGGCGGCGTCGATCTCGGCCATCGCGGCGTCGCGGACCGCCTTCGCGACGACGCTCGCGGCACCGACGGCGGGGTCATCGGCGTCCGCGCCGTGGGCGGCCGTCACGTCGACCGACGGGAGCGGTTCGTCCACCTCCGGAGTCCCGTCCTCGCCGTCGCTCTCGACGAACTCGCGGAGGCGCCGCGCGAACCGCTCCTCGCTGGTGTCGCCCGCGTCCGCGACGACTCGGACGGGGTCGTCGGCCTCAGGAGGGAGGTCCGCGAGCGCCGCCCGGACCGCCCGCGCCTGCCCGCGGACGGTGAGCGTGTTCATGTCGGTGTCCGGTCGGTCGATCTCGGCGGGCTCGACGCGGGCGATCCCGACGGCGACCGAGGGGTCACTCCTGAGGGCCGCGGCCATCTCCACGCGCCGCGCCGGCGCGACCCGCTTCGAGTCGTCAACGTCGGCCGGGAGGCTCGCCGGATCAGCGGCCACCGCCGCCGCGACCATCGGTCCGAGCGCGGGCCCCTTGCCGGCTTCGTCGACGCCGAGGTACACGCGTCGGTAGTGGGGAAGCGAGGGGAAATACCTTCAGAAAGGCTCCGACGGAGCCGTCGGGCGACGGCGTCGCGTCGGCGTCAGTCGAGCAGGACCGCGTTGACCTGCCCGGTCTGGCCGGGACGGGAGGTGACGCGGGCGCGGCCGGCGGACGTCTCGATGATGGCGCCCTTGGTGACGATGTTCCGGCGGACGTAGTTGACGTTCGCGGGGTTGTCGACGACGTTCTCGATCTCCGCCTCGCTCACGTCGCCGTCGGCGGCGACCTGCGCGACGTTCGTCGAGAGCGCGCGGACCTTCTGGTCCGTGCCGCGGGCGTCGATGTACTGGAGCCGGGTCTCGCCCACCGTCGTCTCGGCGGGCTCGCGGCCGAGCTGGTGGCGCTTCTTGTTCGAGGCGTGCTTGAGTCGGCCGCCGGTCCGCTTGCGTGTGGAGCGTCCCTGGTCTTTCATACGGTTACGAACAGCCAGCGAATACTTGAACCGTTCGACTCGTCCCGGGAACGGCGGCGGGAGCGGGACCAGCGCCGCGAGCCGGTTCAGGCGAACGCGCGCTCGAACGCGCGGACCCCCTCATCGGTGCCGGCGACGACGAGTTCGTCGCCGCGCTCGATCCGCGTCCCCGGCCCCACGTCGGTGACGAGCTCGTCGTCGCGCTCGATCGCGATGACGGTACAGCCGGTGGTCTCGCGCACGGCCGCCTCCCCGATCGTCCGGCCGATCAGGGCCGGCGTCTCGCTCCTGACGACTTCGACGTGCGTGTCGAGCGAGAGCACGTCTCGGTCCGTCAGCACGGCCGACGCGGACATCCGGCCCGTCACCGTCGAGAGGGAGAGGACGTAGTCGGCACCGGCCCGGTGCATCTTCGGCACGCTCTCGGGGTCCGCGACCCGCGCGAGCAGTTCGACGTTCGGCGCCAGGTCCCGCGCGACGAGCGTCGCGAACTCGGCGGTGGTGTCGTCGGGGAGCGCGAGGACGACGGTCCGCGCGTCCGCGACGCCGGCCTCCCGCAGCGTCTCCGGGTCCGTCGCGTCGCCGACCACGTCGATCGCCTCGCCACCGTCGCGGTCGACGACCGTCACCGGGAGCCCGGCTTCCCTGAGCGCGTTCACGATGGTCTTTCCGACCTGTCCGTGGCCGATGACGACCGTCTCGCCCGCGCCGAACCGCCGTGCCGCCGAGTTGGTCAGGTCGACGAGCCGCTCCACCTGCCCCTCGGTCCCCGAGACGAGGAGGACCGTCCCCGCAGACAGCGTCGCGTCCGGCGGCGGGGCCGCCTCGAACGCCCCGTTGAACCACGCTCCGATCACGTCCACGCCGGTGCGCTCGCCGATCCCGCTCCCGGCGAGCGTCGACCCGGCGAGGCCGCTGCCGTGGTGGATCGACACCTCCGCGATCCGTAGCGAGTCCCCGATGGCGACCGCCTCGTCGAGGTCGGTGCGGACCGCGGTCGTCACCTTCGAGGCGAGGCTCTCCCCGAGCAGCGACCGGGGAGAGAGTACCTCGTCCGCGCCGGCGAGGCGGTGGTAGCGCTCGCGGGACGGGTCCTCGACGACGCTTATCGCGCGGACGTCCGTCGAGAGCTCCTTCGCGGCGAGCACGATGCTCGCGTCCACCCGGTCTGAAACGTCGGTGACGAGCGCCCGGGCCGCGCCGAGGCGGGCGCTCTCGAGCCCGGCGGTCGTCTGCGGGTCGGCCTGAACGACCGTGTGACCCGCCTCGTACAGCGCCAGCGCCCGGTCCGGGTCTGGTTCGACGACCACGTACGGGACCGCCTCCGAGTCGAACTCGTTTAACAGCGCGTCGGAGCGCGTGGTGTCGGAGGCGACCACGACGTGTCCCTCCGCGTCGCCCTCCAGCGAGCGGGGGACGGTCGTCGAGAACGCGGACTCGAGGAGCGGGGTCGCGACGACGGGGAGCGCGCCGAAGAGCAGCGCCATCCCGACGAGGTCCATCACGGCGATGTACGCGTTCATCTCCTGACTCTCCCACGGCGCATCGCCGCCGAACCCGGTGGTGGAGAACATCTCGACCGCGAACCGGAGCGACTCGATCAGGGTGCGCGGGTCGTTCTCGTACACGCGCATCCCCCACTGATACGTGACAGCGGTGAACGCTATCATCCCTCCGAGAAAGGCGGCGTACAACACGACCCGCCGCTTCCACGTGTCCATCGAGCCGCGATACGCCGTGGCGGTACAAAAACGGGCGGACTCGCGCGGTTCGACTGCCGCGTCCTCGGTCCGTTCCCCGCCGTCCCGTCGCCCGCCTGGCGGCCGGTCGGACCGACCCCGAGTCAGGCGAAATTCGATGCTTTAAGTTTCGGGGGCCGAACCGTCGCGTATGGTGCGGGACCCGTCGCGAGACCCGGAGCCGCCGTCGGTCGACGAGGTGCTCGACGCGCTGGCCGACGACGCGGCCCGTCGGATCGTCGCGGCGCTCACCGAGCCGAAGACCGCGAGCGAGCTCTCCGAGGAGTGCGACATACCCCTGTCGACGACCTACCGGAAGCTGGAGAAGCTCACCGACGCCTCCCTGCTGTCGGAGTCGACCGACATCCGGCGGGACGGGCAGCACACGACGCGGTACTCGGTGTCGTTCGACGCCGTCACCGTCTCCGTCGACGACGGGGGCGAGGACGGCGCGGACCGGCGGGAGTTCGGCGTGGAGTTCTCCCGTCCGGAGCGGACCCGAGACGAGCGACTGGCCGACCTGTGGTCGGAGCTACGAGAGGAAACATGAACCCGTACATCGACCTGTCTATCATCGTCGCAAAGACCGCCATCCTGGTACTCGGTGGCAGCATTACCTACTACGCGCTCCGCGCGTACGACCGGACCGGCGACCGGTCGCTCCGGGAGTTGGGGGTCGGCTTCGGCATCGTCACCGTCGGGGCGCTCTTGGGCGGCGTCTCTCACCAGATCATCGGCGCCGACCTCGCGGTCGGCATCGCCGTCGACGGCCTCCTCACGGCGGTCGGCTTCGGCGTCATCGTCTACTCG
The sequence above is a segment of the Halorubrum sp. 2020YC2 genome. Coding sequences within it:
- a CDS encoding TMEM165/GDT1 family protein; this translates as MTGYAEIVVVAFAAQLAVLPGEKVQLMIAGLATKYDPKVVVAAAGSAFAGWTAVEIAFGQALQSALPPLVLNAVTAVLFFVFAVLLYRSAPARGTSAEAERTDGGLAAFDDLSLPGRLDRYSGSLGGFLPIFALTATGEFGDKTQLVTIGLAVQYGATSAIWVGEMFAIIPVSLANAYFFHKFAGRVDMRLAHLGSALLFAFFGADTVLSIATGFSVWETFVGAVSGLVGGLF
- the rnhB gene encoding ribonuclease HII, whose amino-acid sequence is MYLGVDEAGKGPALGPMVAAAVAADPASLPADVDDSKRVAPARRVEMAAALRSDPSVAVGIARVEPAEIDRPDTDMNTLTVRGQARAVRAALADLPPEADDPVRVVADAGDTSEERFARRLREFVESDGEDGTPEVDEPLPSVDVTAAHGADADDPAVGAASVVAKAVRDAAMAEIDAAYPDYDDLGSGYPSDPATRSFLAAYVDDTGELPDCARESWSTCEDALAAAEQSALDEF
- a CDS encoding 30S ribosomal protein S8e — encoded protein: MKDQGRSTRKRTGGRLKHASNKKRHQLGREPAETTVGETRLQYIDARGTDQKVRALSTNVAQVAADGDVSEAEIENVVDNPANVNYVRRNIVTKGAIIETSAGRARVTSRPGQTGQVNAVLLD
- a CDS encoding NAD-binding protein — encoded protein: MDTWKRRVVLYAAFLGGMIAFTAVTYQWGMRVYENDPRTLIESLRFAVEMFSTTGFGGDAPWESQEMNAYIAVMDLVGMALLFGALPVVATPLLESAFSTTVPRSLEGDAEGHVVVASDTTRSDALLNEFDSEAVPYVVVEPDPDRALALYEAGHTVVQADPQTTAGLESARLGAARALVTDVSDRVDASIVLAAKELSTDVRAISVVEDPSRERYHRLAGADEVLSPRSLLGESLASKVTTAVRTDLDEAVAIGDSLRIAEVSIHHGSGLAGSTLAGSGIGERTGVDVIGAWFNGAFEAAPPPDATLSAGTVLLVSGTEGQVERLVDLTNSAARRFGAGETVVIGHGQVGKTIVNALREAGLPVTVVDRDGGEAIDVVGDATDPETLREAGVADARTVVLALPDDTTAEFATLVARDLAPNVELLARVADPESVPKMHRAGADYVLSLSTVTGRMSASAVLTDRDVLSLDTHVEVVRSETPALIGRTIGEAAVRETTGCTVIAIERDDELVTDVGPGTRIERGDELVVAGTDEGVRAFERAFA
- a CDS encoding helix-turn-helix domain-containing protein; amino-acid sequence: MVRDPSRDPEPPSVDEVLDALADDAARRIVAALTEPKTASELSEECDIPLSTTYRKLEKLTDASLLSESTDIRRDGQHTTRYSVSFDAVTVSVDDGGEDGADRREFGVEFSRPERTRDERLADLWSELREET